One genomic window of Gemmatimonadota bacterium includes the following:
- a CDS encoding XdhC family protein, protein MTLHPADAATLLVETAEQGGRGVVAILVGGSSDAPDAARVAWIEGAGAEPKLHGSLGSALLDDAAISLMKEVLANPRGSDGLHELTVEGAVLELYLEVRRPVQELIIVGAGHIAQPLAHMGALLGFRVSVLDDRPDFATRERFPDAEHVFQADFDDPFRDAKLHERSHVLLVTRGHKYDYACLVRALRVDPPPAYIGMIGSRRRVRATYVQLLDEGFDREQLDRIHAPVGLDIGAETPEEIAVSVVAELVKVRRGGTGASLKEVERVAERFFPDRDEER, encoded by the coding sequence GTGACACTGCACCCCGCGGACGCCGCGACACTGTTGGTCGAGACGGCTGAGCAGGGCGGCCGCGGAGTGGTCGCAATCCTCGTCGGTGGGAGCTCCGACGCGCCAGACGCAGCCCGGGTCGCATGGATCGAGGGCGCGGGCGCTGAGCCCAAGCTCCACGGCTCGCTGGGCAGCGCTCTGCTCGATGACGCGGCGATATCTCTGATGAAGGAGGTCCTCGCGAACCCGAGGGGCTCCGACGGGCTGCATGAACTGACGGTCGAGGGCGCCGTGCTCGAGCTCTACCTCGAGGTGCGCAGGCCCGTCCAGGAGCTGATCATCGTTGGAGCCGGCCACATCGCCCAGCCACTGGCGCATATGGGCGCGTTGCTCGGTTTCCGAGTCTCGGTGCTCGATGACCGACCCGACTTCGCGACCCGCGAGCGCTTTCCGGACGCCGAGCACGTGTTTCAGGCCGACTTCGATGATCCATTCAGAGACGCCAAGCTACACGAGCGCTCGCACGTCCTGCTGGTCACGCGCGGCCACAAGTACGACTATGCGTGCCTCGTGCGCGCTCTGCGCGTGGATCCGCCTCCCGCGTACATCGGTATGATCGGGAGTCGGCGGCGTGTTCGCGCGACGTACGTGCAGCTGCTCGACGAGGGGTTCGACCGTGAACAACTGGATCGAATCCACGCGCCGGTCGGTCTCGATATCGGCGCGGAAACGCCCGAAGAGATCGCGGTCTCGGTTGTGGCTGAACTGGTGAAGGTACGGAGGGGAGGCACCGGAGCCTCGCTCAAGGAGGTGGAGCGGGTAGCAGAGCGCTTCTTCCCTGACAGAGACGAAGAGAGATGA